A stretch of the Sorangium aterium genome encodes the following:
- a CDS encoding outer membrane protein assembly factor BamB family protein: MKRIFWVRSAIGAAVCLAFLSVVLGSTAMGTGAGRWTVYGYDLANTHYARDEHDIGPSNVASLAVKWAFTTTGIVPATPAVEHGAVYFPDGGGKLYKLDARTGHPIWTRTIAGLTGTAGAVSRTTPALHGHTLFLSTLAGAHMIAVDTRTGALLWKRQLDTHPAAIITQSPVVHGGRVYVGVSSREELFAADNAYPCCSFRGSVVALDAGTGAVLWKRYTVPAGYTGGAVWGGAPALDLKRRTLYVTTGNNYTVPPSVSACVEAAGDDTVAAEACLASDDYIDAVLALDLRTGALKWARRLQGFDAWTGACYFGGNWCPDPAGPDYDFGTGATLFTAGAGAERRDLVGAGQKSGIFWALDRDDGSVVWSTLVGPGGELGGIMWGVAVDESRIYVPIGNNGQVEYTLQPSGEVINWGSWSALDAATGDILWQTPDPTPGAQTRGPLTVANGVVYGGSMSGDFHALDAETGDVLWSHPADGSVNAGPAVTRGMVFWGSGYESFGIGTPGNTLFAFDLP, encoded by the coding sequence ATGAAGCGTATCTTCTGGGTCCGGTCCGCGATCGGGGCCGCCGTATGTCTTGCCTTCCTCAGTGTCGTCCTGGGGAGCACGGCCATGGGCACGGGCGCCGGGCGCTGGACCGTCTATGGCTACGATCTCGCCAACACCCACTACGCGCGCGACGAGCACGACATCGGGCCATCGAACGTCGCATCGCTCGCCGTGAAGTGGGCCTTCACCACGACCGGCATCGTCCCCGCGACGCCGGCCGTCGAGCACGGCGCGGTCTACTTTCCGGACGGGGGCGGCAAGCTGTACAAGCTCGACGCCAGGACCGGGCACCCGATCTGGACGCGCACGATCGCGGGCCTCACGGGCACGGCCGGCGCCGTCTCGCGCACGACCCCCGCGCTCCACGGCCACACGCTGTTCCTCAGCACCCTCGCCGGCGCGCACATGATCGCCGTGGACACGCGCACCGGGGCGCTCTTGTGGAAGAGGCAGCTCGACACGCACCCCGCGGCGATCATCACGCAGTCTCCCGTCGTGCATGGCGGCCGCGTGTACGTGGGTGTCTCCTCGCGCGAGGAGCTCTTCGCGGCGGACAACGCATATCCGTGTTGCAGCTTCCGCGGCAGCGTGGTCGCGCTCGACGCGGGGACCGGGGCGGTGCTCTGGAAGCGCTACACGGTGCCCGCCGGCTACACCGGCGGCGCAGTCTGGGGCGGCGCGCCCGCGCTCGACCTCAAGCGCCGCACGCTGTACGTGACCACCGGCAACAACTACACCGTTCCGCCGTCCGTCTCCGCGTGCGTGGAGGCCGCCGGAGACGACACCGTCGCCGCCGAGGCCTGCCTTGCGTCGGACGACTATATCGACGCCGTCCTCGCGCTCGACCTCCGCACCGGGGCGCTGAAGTGGGCGCGGCGGCTCCAGGGCTTCGACGCCTGGACGGGAGCCTGCTACTTCGGCGGCAACTGGTGCCCCGATCCGGCGGGCCCGGATTACGACTTCGGCACGGGCGCCACGCTCTTCACGGCCGGCGCGGGGGCGGAGCGCCGCGATCTGGTCGGCGCCGGCCAGAAGAGCGGTATCTTCTGGGCGCTCGATCGGGACGACGGGAGCGTGGTGTGGAGCACGCTGGTCGGCCCCGGCGGGGAGCTGGGCGGCATCATGTGGGGAGTCGCCGTCGACGAGAGCAGGATTTACGTGCCGATCGGCAACAACGGCCAGGTCGAGTACACGCTGCAGCCCTCCGGGGAGGTCATCAACTGGGGTTCGTGGAGCGCGCTCGACGCCGCCACGGGCGACATCCTGTGGCAGACGCCCGATCCCACGCCGGGCGCGCAGACCAGGGGGCCGCTGACGGTCGCGAACGGCGTGGTCTACGGCGGCTCGATGAGCGGCGACTTCCACGCGCTCGACGCCGAGACGGGCGACGTCCTCTGGAGCCATCCGGCCGACGGCTCCGTCAACGCCGGGCCGGCGGTGACGCGCGGTATGGTGTTCTGGGGGAGCGGCTACGAGAGCTTCGGCATCGGCACGCCGGGCAACACGCTCTTCGCGTTCGACTTGCCGTAG
- the xseB gene encoding exodeoxyribonuclease VII small subunit, whose translation MAKPKRGTKELSDGDTASPQRATKEVSYGEASSRLEEILQNIEEGQVDIDALSALVKEAADLVTLCRQKIHAAEIQVQTITEQLEREAPVTTDADDDEDDEDDE comes from the coding sequence ATGGCAAAGCCGAAGCGCGGGACGAAGGAGCTGTCCGACGGGGACACGGCAAGCCCGCAGCGCGCCACGAAAGAGGTCTCGTATGGCGAGGCGTCGTCGCGCCTCGAGGAGATCTTGCAGAACATCGAGGAAGGTCAGGTCGACATCGACGCGCTCTCCGCGCTCGTGAAGGAGGCCGCGGATCTGGTGACGCTCTGCCGCCAGAAGATCCACGCCGCGGAGATCCAGGTGCAGACCATCACAGAGCAGCTCGAGCGCGAGGCGCCGGTGACCACGGACGCGGACGACGACGAAGACGACGAAGACGACGAGTAG
- a CDS encoding phosphotransferase family protein, whose product MESKTKNTKSRPQIAAMVARAFGGMALAGGEDAVAELKDGWFNAAYSVRLADGREVILKIAPPRDAEVMFYEKNIMTTEVAAMRLVRRNPAIPVPQIYHFDDARDLCDSDYFFMEKIAGGNLEHVKSSLSPETQASIDLHIGEIVREINGFTGTYFGYDGNPDLRASTWREAFIKIMESVLEDGARKGVVYDQGYDEIRAAVLRHAPALEEVATPRLVHWDVWNPNVFVKEGRVTGIIDFERALWADPLMEAQFRLLSSEGINSSMRGYGKTSFTFEEERRCRLYSLHLALVMNTECYYRNYDTNFVLDLSRQWMGEHMAWLSAN is encoded by the coding sequence GTGGAGAGCAAGACCAAGAACACGAAGTCACGCCCGCAGATCGCCGCCATGGTCGCCAGAGCGTTTGGCGGCATGGCGCTCGCGGGCGGCGAAGACGCCGTGGCTGAGCTGAAAGACGGCTGGTTCAATGCGGCTTACAGCGTCCGGCTCGCCGATGGCCGGGAGGTCATCCTCAAGATCGCGCCGCCCAGAGATGCGGAGGTCATGTTCTATGAGAAGAACATCATGACCACCGAGGTCGCCGCCATGCGCCTGGTCCGGCGAAACCCGGCCATCCCGGTGCCCCAGATCTACCATTTCGACGACGCTCGCGACCTGTGCGACTCGGACTACTTCTTCATGGAGAAGATCGCCGGGGGCAACCTCGAGCACGTGAAGTCGAGCCTCTCCCCCGAGACGCAGGCGTCCATCGACCTGCACATCGGCGAGATCGTCCGGGAGATCAACGGCTTCACCGGCACCTATTTTGGTTACGATGGGAACCCGGACCTGCGCGCGAGCACCTGGAGAGAGGCGTTCATCAAGATCATGGAGTCGGTGCTGGAAGACGGCGCCCGGAAAGGCGTGGTGTATGACCAGGGCTACGACGAGATCCGCGCCGCCGTCCTCAGGCACGCCCCCGCGCTGGAGGAGGTCGCCACGCCCCGCCTCGTCCACTGGGACGTCTGGAACCCCAATGTCTTCGTCAAGGAAGGCAGGGTCACCGGCATCATCGACTTCGAGAGGGCGCTCTGGGCCGATCCCTTGATGGAGGCCCAGTTCCGGCTGCTCTCCTCCGAGGGCATCAACAGCAGCATGCGCGGCTATGGCAAGACTTCCTTCACCTTCGAAGAAGAGCGAAGGTGCCGCCTCTACTCGCTGCACCTCGCCCTCGTCATGAACACGGAGTGTTATTACCGCAACTACGACACCAACTTCGTCCTCGACCTCTCCAGGCAGTGGATGGGCGAACACATGGCCTGGCTGAGCGCAAACTGA
- a CDS encoding MATE family efflux transporter — protein sequence MSSQTTLSLLVYAIYSLTDIYFLSVGVNSLAAAAASIISPVLIALGAVATTVGAGGASVVSRALGEQDMEKASRTVANTFLIFWTAAITITVLGSVFIEPIVHLLGATDSIAPYAIEYGRIIFLGAIAGTGYSAIVRADGNARYSTAQWIIPICVNIALCWLFIIVLQMGVSGAALATVCCQATSAGMGVHFFFFRRNRSYRIKASYFKPDLPIIIEVVTIGSPSLIKSASVGLIAIITNNLLRLIGGDSALSVFAIVGRLYSGLIAPLTGIVQGMQPLVGYNFGQKKLERVREAIRLSLGAAVAYGSLVCGVCLVMPAALIALLSRESAIIAEGQTALRLLALSYPLAGVAMVTAASFQSVGRAKEALLLTLGGILLVKLPVLLLASRLFSLTGIWASEAISELILCIVSFLFLKNSHAGSGHGMARAPDAG from the coding sequence ATGTCTTCCCAGACAACGCTCTCGCTGCTGGTCTATGCCATCTACAGCCTCACGGACATCTACTTTCTCTCCGTGGGCGTCAACTCGCTGGCCGCCGCCGCGGCCTCGATCATCTCGCCGGTCCTGATCGCCCTCGGCGCCGTCGCCACGACCGTCGGGGCCGGCGGCGCCTCGGTGGTCTCGAGGGCGCTCGGCGAGCAGGACATGGAGAAGGCCTCCCGGACGGTGGCAAACACCTTCCTGATCTTCTGGACGGCGGCGATCACCATCACGGTCCTGGGCTCGGTCTTCATCGAGCCGATCGTCCATCTGCTCGGGGCCACCGACAGCATCGCGCCCTATGCCATCGAGTACGGGCGGATCATCTTCCTCGGCGCCATCGCCGGCACCGGCTACTCGGCCATCGTCAGGGCGGACGGCAACGCCAGGTACTCGACCGCCCAGTGGATCATCCCCATCTGCGTCAACATCGCCCTGTGCTGGCTCTTCATCATCGTCTTGCAGATGGGCGTCTCGGGCGCTGCCCTGGCGACGGTCTGTTGCCAGGCGACCTCGGCTGGGATGGGTGTCCACTTCTTCTTTTTCAGGAGGAACCGCTCCTATCGCATCAAGGCGTCTTATTTCAAGCCGGACTTGCCCATCATCATCGAGGTGGTGACGATCGGGTCCCCCTCGCTCATCAAGAGCGCCAGCGTCGGCCTGATCGCCATCATCACCAACAACCTGCTCAGGCTGATCGGCGGCGACAGCGCCCTGAGCGTGTTCGCGATCGTCGGCCGGCTCTACTCCGGGCTGATCGCGCCGCTGACCGGCATCGTCCAGGGGATGCAGCCGCTGGTGGGGTACAACTTCGGCCAGAAGAAGCTCGAGCGGGTACGGGAGGCCATCCGGCTCTCCCTTGGCGCCGCGGTCGCCTATGGATCGCTCGTCTGCGGCGTCTGCCTGGTGATGCCGGCTGCGCTGATCGCCCTGCTGTCCAGGGAGAGCGCGATCATCGCCGAAGGGCAGACCGCGTTGCGGCTGCTGGCGCTCTCCTACCCGCTTGCCGGCGTGGCCATGGTCACGGCGGCCTCGTTCCAGTCGGTCGGCCGGGCCAAGGAGGCGCTGCTGCTCACCCTCGGGGGCATCCTCCTGGTCAAGCTGCCGGTGCTGCTGCTGGCCTCCCGCCTGTTCTCCCTGACCGGTATCTGGGCCTCCGAGGCGATCTCGGAGCTGATTCTTTGCATCGTCTCCTTCCTCTTTCTGAAGAATAGCCACGCTGGTTCTGGGCATGGCATGGCAAGAGCGCCTGACGCCGGCTGA
- the msrB gene encoding peptide-methionine (R)-S-oxide reductase MsrB: MADRKISKTEPEWLLLLGPHRYRMLRYGNTERPHTGQYWNHHGTGIYRCAGCGTQLFSSQTKFDSGTGWPSFSAVLDEKRIERRADRKHGLDRVEVVCARCDGHLGHVFDDGPAPTGERFCINSACLEFESE, from the coding sequence ATGGCGGACAGAAAGATCTCCAAGACCGAACCCGAGTGGCTGTTGCTGCTCGGGCCGCACCGCTACCGAATGCTCCGCTACGGCAACACCGAACGTCCGCATACGGGGCAGTACTGGAACCACCACGGTACGGGCATCTATCGATGCGCCGGCTGCGGCACCCAACTCTTTTCGTCGCAGACGAAGTTCGACTCTGGGACCGGCTGGCCCAGCTTCAGCGCAGTGCTCGACGAGAAGCGGATTGAGCGCCGGGCCGATCGGAAGCATGGCCTCGATCGGGTGGAGGTCGTCTGCGCCCGCTGTGATGGACATCTGGGGCACGTCTTCGACGACGGGCCAGCGCCGACGGGCGAGCGCTTCTGCATCAATTCTGCCTGCCTCGAGTTCGAGAGCGAATGA
- a CDS encoding AAA family ATPase, whose protein sequence is MSEEPTFERFLAAVRGTNPFRSHRITDVGGGEATVESIHKNAFTKLVRVVQDAAKEPISIGALLIGAPGVGKSHLLARLFQWAGEDRATVVYLHNILASPERMLRYVLSATVSDLAGHRGSDYTQSRLYTVLNRAVIRTGALKGRKMMTGPREIDARKEALARLGAKIDPQNAVIPVLNAFLTGTSHASLGDAGAEKRAQAAVLWLSGETLGPDEARLLDQAAGEDGLALADDAAVERVLHVLSHLCALAELPLVLCLDQIDNLDADAVRALMSYAHALLDRAKHLVVIVSGVKQSMLSLRTGEVIPAAAWDRIAERILELHMISPEEARAILEGRLDAALSGFDEKEIEELMAARKRDRLFPLGSAWLERRLDGVQELRPRDAILWARDRWEAQQDRLAAVGGKRWLKEWPGPEREPKEPDGRLEDVIDAEVKKKLVEGTTRRRLQQASLPPDEDNLASLTHHLLARCAGKGASTLLSVEHATAKRRGKAAPAHHLVAKEKRADGVIVTTGVTFLCAPSGHGARLPLQRMVEDTKHTDKRILVTDEERRPLRLGGAGKAAYDALCKLGRQRFLHLHLDFAGHAELDSLVGLLGAARSHDLEIEHPRGQYRKVTEAEVLASFERQSLLLAHPLLRELLTEEIVKGGGDSTPPPAWDPQQTREHIMAELSWRLGLMAKELAQIFASRKKLQEKRFPEVWSHIKKTAQALHDEGHVHATATDDDLFVQLRGKK, encoded by the coding sequence ATGAGCGAGGAGCCGACGTTCGAGCGCTTCCTGGCGGCGGTCCGGGGCACCAACCCGTTCCGCAGCCACCGCATCACCGACGTCGGGGGCGGCGAGGCCACGGTCGAGTCGATCCACAAGAACGCCTTCACCAAGCTCGTGCGCGTCGTGCAGGACGCCGCGAAGGAGCCGATCAGCATCGGCGCGCTGCTCATCGGCGCGCCCGGCGTCGGCAAGAGCCACCTGCTCGCGCGGCTGTTCCAGTGGGCCGGGGAAGACAGGGCGACGGTCGTCTACCTGCACAACATCCTCGCCTCGCCCGAGCGGATGCTCCGGTACGTGCTCAGCGCGACCGTCAGCGATCTCGCGGGGCACCGCGGCAGCGACTACACGCAGTCGCGCCTGTACACGGTCCTCAACCGCGCCGTCATCCGGACGGGCGCGCTCAAGGGCCGCAAGATGATGACGGGGCCCAGGGAGATCGACGCGCGCAAGGAGGCGCTGGCCCGCCTCGGCGCCAAGATCGACCCGCAGAACGCGGTCATCCCCGTGCTCAACGCGTTCCTCACCGGGACCTCGCACGCGAGCCTCGGCGACGCCGGCGCCGAGAAGCGCGCCCAGGCGGCGGTGCTGTGGCTCTCCGGCGAGACCCTCGGGCCCGACGAGGCGCGCCTGCTCGACCAGGCGGCCGGGGAGGACGGCCTCGCCCTCGCGGACGACGCCGCGGTGGAGCGCGTCCTCCACGTCCTCTCGCACCTGTGCGCCCTCGCCGAGCTCCCGCTCGTGCTCTGCCTCGACCAGATCGACAACCTCGACGCCGACGCCGTGCGCGCCCTGATGTCCTACGCGCACGCGCTGCTCGACCGCGCGAAGCACCTCGTCGTGATCGTCTCCGGCGTGAAGCAGTCGATGCTCTCCCTGCGCACCGGCGAGGTGATCCCGGCGGCCGCGTGGGACCGCATCGCCGAGCGGATCCTCGAGCTGCACATGATCTCGCCGGAGGAGGCCCGCGCCATCCTCGAGGGGCGGCTCGACGCCGCGCTCTCCGGCTTCGACGAGAAGGAGATCGAGGAGCTCATGGCCGCGCGCAAGCGCGATCGGCTCTTCCCGCTCGGCAGCGCGTGGCTCGAGCGGCGCCTCGACGGCGTGCAGGAGCTCCGGCCGCGGGACGCGATCCTCTGGGCGCGCGACCGCTGGGAGGCGCAGCAGGATCGGCTCGCGGCCGTCGGCGGCAAGCGCTGGCTCAAGGAGTGGCCTGGCCCCGAGCGCGAGCCGAAGGAGCCGGACGGGAGGCTCGAGGACGTCATCGACGCCGAGGTGAAGAAGAAGCTCGTCGAGGGCACGACCCGCCGCCGGCTTCAGCAGGCGTCGCTGCCGCCCGACGAGGACAACCTCGCGAGCCTGACGCACCACCTGCTCGCCAGGTGCGCCGGAAAGGGCGCCTCGACGCTCCTGAGCGTCGAGCACGCGACCGCGAAGAGGCGCGGCAAGGCCGCCCCCGCGCACCACCTCGTGGCCAAGGAGAAGCGCGCGGACGGCGTCATCGTGACCACCGGCGTGACGTTCCTCTGCGCGCCGAGCGGGCACGGCGCGCGGCTGCCGCTCCAGCGCATGGTCGAGGACACGAAGCACACGGACAAGCGCATCCTCGTCACCGACGAGGAGCGCCGGCCGCTGCGGCTCGGCGGCGCCGGCAAGGCCGCGTACGACGCGCTCTGCAAGCTGGGCCGCCAGCGCTTCCTCCACCTCCACCTCGACTTCGCCGGGCACGCGGAGCTCGACTCGCTCGTGGGGCTCCTCGGCGCCGCGAGGAGCCACGACCTCGAGATCGAGCACCCGCGCGGGCAGTACCGCAAGGTGACCGAGGCCGAGGTGCTGGCGTCCTTCGAGCGCCAGAGCCTCCTGCTCGCGCACCCGCTGCTGCGCGAGCTGCTCACCGAGGAGATCGTGAAGGGCGGCGGGGACTCGACGCCGCCCCCGGCGTGGGATCCGCAGCAGACGCGGGAGCACATCATGGCCGAGCTGTCGTGGCGCCTCGGCCTGATGGCGAAGGAGCTCGCGCAGATCTTCGCGAGCCGGAAGAAGCTGCAGGAGAAGCGCTTCCCGGAGGTGTGGTCGCACATCAAGAAGACGGCGCAGGCGCTCCACGACGAGGGCCACGTCCACGCGACCGCGACCGACGACGACCTCTTCGTCCAGCTGCGGGGCAAGAAGTGA
- a CDS encoding glutathione S-transferase family protein: MKLYEFAPTRSIRVRWALQELGVDFETVQVNLRAGENRRPEFLKLNPAGKLPVLVDGDLVLTESVAIVLYLAEKYPEKGLLPTDPRERAKVNQWLLFAATELEQPLWRIARNKFLYPEDKRQPGDIPVACEDFKAMADVLEKHMDQRQFVVGDSVTVADLVMAYTLDWANEIHLLDGFPQLRAYMDRMYARPHAAPRIAQAFASLKA, from the coding sequence ATGAAGCTCTATGAGTTCGCTCCTACCCGCTCGATCCGTGTGCGCTGGGCGCTCCAGGAGCTGGGCGTGGACTTCGAGACCGTCCAGGTCAACCTCCGGGCCGGCGAGAATCGCCGCCCCGAGTTCCTCAAGCTCAACCCTGCCGGCAAGCTCCCCGTGCTCGTCGACGGCGACCTCGTGCTCACCGAGTCCGTTGCCATCGTGCTTTACCTGGCCGAGAAGTACCCCGAGAAGGGCCTGCTCCCCACGGACCCGAGGGAGCGGGCCAAGGTCAACCAATGGCTGCTGTTCGCGGCGACCGAGCTGGAGCAGCCGCTGTGGCGCATCGCGCGTAACAAGTTTCTGTATCCGGAGGACAAACGCCAGCCTGGCGACATCCCCGTCGCCTGCGAGGACTTCAAGGCCATGGCCGACGTGCTGGAGAAGCACATGGATCAGCGGCAGTTCGTCGTCGGCGACAGCGTGACCGTCGCCGATCTCGTGATGGCCTACACCCTCGACTGGGCCAACGAGATCCACCTCCTGGACGGCTTCCCGCAGCTCCGGGCCTACATGGATCGGATGTACGCCCGCCCGCACGCGGCCCCGCGCATCGCCCAGGCGTTCGCCAGCCTCAAGGCGTGA
- the xseA gene encoding exodeoxyribonuclease VII large subunit, with translation MSRRVSSDGTGTLQIHFAFDRRLVDVVKSLPSRRWNPEQKTWRVPETHVVAVVEVLHAEGFGFCEVTQRLYRERGGALALDEGGVTPIATVEPARADEPRDGDARPRPAMAASDFTVSKLNGQVRAALEAAFPASIWLVGEVCGYNRAAHKSIVGFELVERDANGKEIAQVKATLFESARAEIERRLAAAGDPFQIEDEIQIRVRGRVELYVPWGSYRFLIEDLDVGYTLGEAARRREEIVRRLAEEGLLDRNRSLPFPALPLRVGLVTSLGSDAYNDVLGTFRESGFAFRVVAHGVRVQGRQTEPSVLNALDYFRARAAELDVLLICRGGGSRTDLAWFDSEPIARAVATFPLPVVVGIGHERDISALDFVGFREKTPTAAAAMLVQRVSEARDEVESSLLSILDQGRRVLRSASSDLTRRATRVPRSASLLIARRAGQLQEAVRQLRQGARRDLDAASHRVDEMASLLGPRSSRRLALESERLESRERRLRLLDPRRVVERGYAILRTTEGAVLTDAARAPQGTTLIAELKRGVLRLRSDGSEET, from the coding sequence ATGAGCCGCCGCGTCAGCAGCGACGGGACCGGGACCCTCCAGATCCACTTCGCCTTCGATCGCAGGCTGGTGGACGTCGTGAAGTCGCTCCCGTCCCGGCGCTGGAATCCCGAACAGAAGACCTGGCGCGTCCCGGAGACACACGTGGTCGCGGTGGTGGAGGTGCTGCACGCCGAAGGGTTCGGCTTCTGCGAGGTGACGCAGCGCCTCTACCGGGAACGCGGCGGGGCCCTCGCCCTCGACGAAGGGGGCGTCACGCCGATCGCCACCGTGGAGCCGGCCCGAGCCGATGAGCCGCGCGACGGGGACGCTCGGCCGAGGCCAGCTATGGCCGCGTCCGACTTCACCGTCTCGAAGCTCAACGGGCAGGTCCGCGCCGCGCTCGAGGCGGCGTTTCCAGCCTCGATCTGGCTGGTGGGCGAGGTCTGCGGGTACAACCGGGCCGCCCACAAGAGCATCGTCGGCTTCGAGCTCGTCGAGCGCGACGCCAACGGAAAGGAGATCGCCCAGGTCAAGGCGACCCTCTTCGAGAGCGCGCGCGCCGAGATCGAACGGCGCCTCGCCGCGGCGGGCGACCCGTTCCAGATCGAGGACGAGATCCAGATCCGCGTGCGCGGGCGCGTGGAGCTCTACGTCCCCTGGGGCTCGTATCGGTTCCTGATCGAGGACCTCGACGTGGGCTACACGCTCGGCGAGGCCGCCCGGCGGAGAGAGGAGATCGTGCGCCGGCTCGCCGAGGAAGGGCTGCTCGATCGGAACCGCTCCCTGCCCTTCCCCGCCCTGCCCCTCCGCGTGGGCCTCGTGACCAGCCTGGGCTCGGACGCCTACAACGACGTGCTCGGCACCTTCAGGGAGTCAGGCTTCGCGTTCCGCGTCGTGGCGCACGGGGTCCGCGTCCAGGGGCGGCAGACGGAGCCGTCGGTCCTGAACGCCCTCGACTACTTCCGGGCGCGCGCCGCGGAGCTCGACGTGCTGCTGATATGCCGCGGCGGCGGCTCGCGCACCGATCTCGCCTGGTTCGACTCGGAGCCGATCGCCCGCGCCGTCGCCACCTTCCCCCTCCCCGTGGTCGTCGGCATCGGCCACGAGCGAGACATCTCCGCGCTCGACTTCGTGGGTTTTCGCGAGAAGACCCCGACCGCCGCGGCCGCGATGCTCGTCCAACGCGTCTCGGAGGCGAGGGATGAGGTCGAGTCGTCGCTCCTGAGCATCCTCGACCAGGGCCGGCGGGTCCTCCGGTCGGCCTCGTCGGATCTCACCCGCCGGGCGACCCGGGTCCCGCGCTCCGCGTCGCTTCTCATCGCGCGCCGCGCGGGCCAGCTCCAGGAGGCGGTCCGCCAGCTTCGCCAGGGGGCGAGGCGCGATCTCGACGCCGCCTCGCATCGGGTCGACGAGATGGCCTCGCTCCTCGGGCCGCGCTCGTCCCGGAGGCTCGCGCTCGAATCCGAGCGCCTCGAGTCGCGCGAACGGCGCCTGCGCCTCCTCGATCCGCGGCGCGTCGTGGAGCGGGGATATGCGATCCTGCGCACGACGGAAGGGGCGGTGCTCACCGACGCGGCGCGCGCGCCCCAGGGGACGACGCTCATCGCGGAGCTGAAGCGGGGCGTGCTGCGGCTTCGCTCGGACGGATCGGAGGAGACATAG
- a CDS encoding ATP-grasp domain-containing protein, with the protein MIRRRHAFWTQLARLHGWDLAVRDVALLDAPQGVRGCVSWIDLPMLPRATYQSVFDRAVAAGAACVLDLPEHVERVLGLDRFYSVLTNAGVPTPRTALLPVDAAVAAAIDSPAAVRRLLTEAIYGALFDAEIDPHAGVFVRGFYSSAKSANPELYYGSNQADIEATVFEVVRRLRVALDVGGLALREHLDLERIELATLPGDCNPIRVPFEVRLTVLGGRLLMASYHGPFEVLIDGARRLLSDELTARSEVVQRAVRALAPALLTADLPANYVADVAFARDGQPVVLELNPLYAAGYNVPSAHALLVAALGADLAHRAGYPALPWTQILDSAATLAGERVEQSPAVWLLG; encoded by the coding sequence ATGATCCGGCGTCGCCATGCGTTCTGGACCCAACTTGCCCGCCTCCATGGCTGGGACCTCGCGGTCCGCGACGTGGCCCTGCTCGACGCGCCGCAGGGGGTCCGCGGCTGTGTGTCCTGGATCGATCTGCCGATGCTCCCTCGCGCCACTTACCAATCCGTCTTCGATCGGGCGGTTGCTGCCGGCGCCGCGTGCGTGCTCGACCTCCCCGAGCATGTGGAGCGGGTCCTCGGGCTCGATCGATTCTACTCGGTCCTCACGAACGCCGGTGTCCCCACGCCGCGCACGGCGTTGCTGCCCGTGGACGCCGCCGTCGCTGCCGCGATCGACTCCCCCGCGGCCGTGCGCCGCCTGTTGACCGAGGCGATCTACGGCGCCCTCTTCGATGCGGAGATTGATCCCCACGCCGGGGTCTTCGTCCGCGGCTTCTACTCGTCGGCCAAGTCCGCCAACCCCGAGCTCTACTACGGCAGCAACCAGGCGGACATCGAGGCCACGGTCTTCGAGGTGGTCCGCCGCCTGCGTGTCGCTCTCGATGTCGGTGGCCTCGCCTTGCGCGAGCACCTCGACCTCGAGCGCATCGAGCTCGCCACCCTGCCCGGCGACTGCAACCCCATACGGGTGCCCTTCGAAGTGCGGCTGACGGTGCTGGGTGGCCGCCTCCTCATGGCCAGCTACCACGGACCCTTCGAGGTCCTCATCGACGGCGCGCGCCGGCTCCTCTCCGATGAGCTCACCGCCAGGAGCGAGGTGGTGCAGAGGGCGGTTCGCGCCCTTGCCCCAGCGCTCCTCACGGCTGATCTCCCGGCGAACTACGTGGCTGACGTAGCGTTCGCTCGAGACGGCCAGCCGGTGGTTCTTGAGCTCAACCCACTCTATGCCGCGGGTTACAACGTGCCCTCCGCGCACGCCCTGCTTGTCGCTGCGCTCGGCGCCGACCTCGCGCACCGTGCCGGGTACCCAGCGTTGCCGTGGACCCAGATCCTCGACAGCGCTGCGACGCTCGCCGGCGAACGTGTCGAGCAGAGCCCGGCCGTATGGCTGCTCGGGTAG